The Vitis vinifera cultivar Pinot Noir 40024 chromosome 12, ASM3070453v1 genome has a segment encoding these proteins:
- the LOC100250452 gene encoding pentatricopeptide repeat-containing protein At2g15630, mitochondrial, whose amino-acid sequence MRRAMAGATISRARSLSNKSCCFHAPMGASLRPRFLGSAANTPNAGDTNSSTFHFSFNRNFNSLASSESTPPITEEVISKSVLSSQWHFIEQVSPNLTPALISNVLYNLCSKPQLVSDFIHHLHPHCLDTKSYCLAVVLLARLPSPKLALQLLKQVMGTRIATNRELFDELTLSRDRLSVKSSIVFDLLVRVCCELRRADEAFKCFYMMKEKGIVPKIETCNDMLSLFLKLNRMEMAWVLYAEMFRLRISSTVYTFNIMVNVLCKEGKLKKAREFIGFMEGLGFKPNVVSYNTIIHGYSSRGNIEGARRILDAMRVKGIEPDSYTYGSLISGMCKEGRLEEASGLFDKMVEIGLVPNAVTYNTLIDGYCNKGDLERAFSYRDEMVKKGIMPSVSTYNLLVHALFMEGRMGEADDMIKEMRKKGIIPDAITYNILINGYSRCGNAKKAFDLHNEMLSKGIEPTHVTYTSLIYVLSRRNRMKEADDLFEKILDQGVSPDVIMFNAMVDGHCANGNVERAFMLLKEMDRKSVPPDEVTFNTLMQGRCREGKVEEARMLLDEMKRRGIKPDHISYNTLISGYGRRGDIKDAFRVRDEMLSIGFNPTLLTYNALIKCLCKNQEGDLAEELLKEMVNKGISPDDSTYLSLIEGMGNVDTLVEDNAS is encoded by the coding sequence ATGAGGCGGGCTATGGCAGGGGCAACCATCTCTCGAGCCCGTTCCCTTTCTAATAAATCTTGCTGTTTCCATGCACCAATGGGAGCTTCTCTGAGGCCGAGGTTTTTGGGGTCTGCGGCCAACACACCCAACGCCGGCGATACCAACTCCTCCACTTTCCATTTCAGTTTCAATCGTAATTTCAATTCCCTTGCTAGTTCAGAGAGTACTCCACCGATCACTGAAGAAGTCATAAGCAAATCAGTTTTATCTTCTCAGTGGCATTTCATCGAACAGGTTTCACCCAACCTCACCCCCGCTTTAATCTCCAATGTTCTTTATAATCTTTGCTCTAAACCCCAGTTGGTATCAGATTTCATACATCATCTTCACCCTCATTGCCTCGACACCAAAAGCTATTGCCTTGCCGTTGTCTTACTCGCCCGTCTTCCGTCCCCCAAGCTTGCATTGCAATTACTGAAGCAGGTAATGGGGACCCGCATCGCCACCAACCGTGAGCTTTTTGATGAGCTGACGCTGTCGCGGGATCGTTTGAGTGTGAAAAGTTCTATTGTTTTTGACTTGTTGGTTAGAGTTTGTTGTGAATTGAGGAGGGCTGATGAGGCatttaagtgtttttatatgatgaaagaaaagggtATTGTTCCGAAGATTGAGACATGCAACGATATGTTGAGTTTGTTTCTTAAGTTGAATAGGATGGAAATGGCTTGGGTTTTGTATGCGGAAATGTTTAGGTTGAGGATTAGTTCGACAGTGTATACATTTAATATAATGGTCAATGTGCTGTGTAAGGAAGGGAAGTTGAAAAAGGCACGGGAGTTTATTGGTTTTATGGAGGGGTTGGGGTTTAAGCCAAATGTTGTTAGCTATAATACTATAATTCATGGGTATTCTTCTAGAGGCAACATTGAAGGGGCACGTAGGATTTTGGATGCAATGAGAGTTAAAGGGATTGAACCAGATTCTTACACTTACGGTTCACTTATTAGTGGGATGTGCAAGGAGGGAAGACTTGAGGAGGCATCTGGGCTTTTTGATAAAATGGTGGAAATTGGGTTGGTTCCAAATGCCGTGACATATAATACTCTGATTGATGGGTATTGCAATAAAGGGGACTTAGAGAGGGCTTTTAGCTATAGAGATGAGATGGTTAAGAAGGGAATCATGCCAAGTGTGTCCACTTACAATTTGTTGGTTCATGCATTGTTTATGGAAGGCAGGATGGGTGAAGCTGATGATATgataaaagaaatgagaaagaagGGGATAATTCCTGATGCCATAACCTATAACATCTTGATTAATGGGTATTCTAGATGTGGGAATGCAAAGAAAGCATTTGATCTCCACAATGAGATGCTGAGTAAAGGAATTGAGCCTACTCATGTGACTTACACATCACTTATTTATGTATTGAGTAGAAGGAACAGAATGAAGGAGGCAGATGACTTGTTTGAGAAGATATTGGATCAAGGAGTCTCCCCTGATGTTATAATGTTCAATGCAATGGTTGATGGCCATTGTGCTAATGGGAATGTGGAACGTGCATTTATGCTTTTGAAGGAGATGGACAGGAAGAGTGTTCCTCCTGATGAAGTGACCTTTAATACATTGATGCAAGGACGTTGTAGGGAAGGAAAAGTTGAAGAAGCTCGAATGCTTCTTGATGAAATGAAGAGAAGGGGGATTAAGCCAGATCATATCAGTTACAACACCCTTATAAGTGGGTATGGTAGAAGAGGTGATATAAAGGATGCATTCAGAGTTCGAGATGAGATGTTGAGTATAGGGTTCAATCCTACGCTTCTCACTTACAATGCCCTTATAAAATGCCTATGCAAAAACCAGGAGGGAGATCTTGCCGAAGAGCTTCTCAAAGAAATGGTGAATAAAGGCATTAGTCCAGATGATAGCACCTATTTATCTTTGATCGAGGGTATGGGGAACGTTGATACCTTGGTGGAAGACAATGCTTCGTAA
- the LOC100255636 gene encoding probable inactive receptor kinase At2g26730 — MEPSQLLQLLLIFVLLLLHSTDADDPSVDSTNPTSSSVVMNDSADDSYKNPFKSRMVIIFVVLDVVGLIVVVWLFILYYKKAKKFNKEMKNRDSEEEQENEEEIEAGEGEVVGGKAKGKLIFMRNEAYFELDDLLKASAEGLGKGNFGNSYKAMLDEDLIVVVKRFRDLKPLSTEEFGKHLQLIAAHNHPNLLPPLAYYCSREEKLLVYKFADNGNLFDRLHGGRGQNRVPFRWNSRLAVAQAVARALEHLHLNTKTETMVPHGNLKSTNVLYTKNNTIVVSDYGLASIIAPPIAAQRMVSYKSPEYQNLRRVSKKSDVWSYGSLLLELLTGRIPSHTAPEGNGVDICSWVHRAVREEWTAEIFDHEICTRRGSCEGMLSLLQIAIGCCDKSPEKRPDMTEVAKEVANIQAVGAEADDDFSFDRSSFTDDSLSTNPSIVLADA; from the exons ATGGAGCCTTCTCAACTCCTTCAGcttcttctcatttttgttcTTCTTCTCTTACACAGTACGGATGCAGATGATCCTTCGGTTGATTCAACCAATCCCACCAGCAGCTCTGTAGTGATGAATGATTCAGCAGACGACTCCTATAAAAATCCTTTCAAGTCCCGTATGgttattatttttgtggttCTTGATGTTGTTGGTCTAATTGTTGTGGTGTGGCTTTTCATTCTTTACTATAAGAAAGCTAAGAAATTCAATAAAGAGATGAAGAATAGGGACAGTGAAGAAGAGCAAGAGAACGAAGAGGAGATAGAGGCAGGAGAAGGTGAAGTTGTGGGTGGGAAAGCGAAAGGGAAGCTCATATTCATGAGGAATGAAGCCTATTTTGAACTTGATGATCTCCTAAAAGCTTCTGCAGAGGGGTTGGGCAAAGGAAATTTCGGAAACAGTTACAAGGCCATGCTGGATGAAGACTTAATAGTTGTGGTAAAGCGGTTTAGGGATTTGAAACCTTTAAGCACCGAGGAATTTGGGAAGCATTTGCAGCTGATTGCTGCCCACAATCACCCTAATTTGCTTCCCCCTCTTGCTTACTATTGCTCCAGAGAAGAGAAGTTGCTGGTGTACAAATTTGCGGACAATGGTAACCTGTTTGACAGACTTCATG GAGGGAGGGGGCAGAACCGGGTCCCATTTCGCTGGAATTCAAGATTAGCAGTGGCTCAAGCTGTAGCTCGAGCTTTGGAGCATCTGCACCTCAACACCAAAACAGAAACCATGGTCCCCCATGGCAACTTAAAATCGACAAATGTTCTTTATACCAAGAACAATACAATTGTTGTTTCTGATTATGGCCTTGCTTCAATAATAGCACCTCCAATCGCAGCTCAAAGGATGGTTTCATATAAATCACCCGAGTATCAAAATCTGAGAAGGGTCTCCAAGAAGTCTGACGTGTGGAGTTATGGCTCCCTCCTCCTGGAGCTCCTCACAGGAAGAATCCCGTCTCATACTGCACCAGAAGGCAATGGAGTGGACATCTGTAGTTGGGTCCACCGAGCAGTGAGAGAAGAATGGACAGCTGAGATTTTCGACCACGAGATATGTACTCGGAGAGGTTCCTGTGAAGGGATGCTGAGTCTACTGCAAATTGCAATTGGTTGCTGCGATAAGTCACCGGAGAAGCGTCCAGACATGACAGAAGTGGCCAAAGAAGTAGCAAATATACAGGCGGTCGGTGCAGAAGCAGACGATGACTTCTCCTTTGATCGATCATCATTTACCGATGATTCTCTGTCAACAAATCCATCAATCGTACTGGCAGATGCTTAA